From a region of the Blochmannia endosymbiont of Camponotus modoc genome:
- the bamA gene encoding outer membrane protein assembly factor BamA, with the protein MKRIFIAFLLIISNVAQSADTIINKILFNGLKRISLDTVLFNLPLKIGAIINDEDIANSIKVLFSTGYFEAITISNNETGIIIIQVKERPVIDNVNFHGNKIITEDIIKKTLNVKKIQSGEPFNECSIFELKRELDNLYHNFGKFTATTEIVVIPLSRNRVNLKIIFTEGKTAKVQQINIFGNHAFHTKKLLSQFKSYRKIKWRPILSNRQYQQQRLFHDLDKLRNFYLNHGYAKFHIDETQIDLTSNKKYIYLSLYINEGMQYTFDSVKLHGNILDYFPNIKEYMRVSLGELYSNNKIQEIERNIRYVLSKHGYMQPIILIEPDINDNNKTITLYVYVDIGRHFYVREIRFEGNNITKDEVIRREIHQTEQMQLDYTRIVQDQDRLKRLGYFKTVNTHIEYVSNTINQIDVIYKVEERNTGNLNLSVGFGTESGINLQFGMYQENVLGSGNSIAVASTKNYYQTYAEISSVKPYCGVNNISVGGKIFYNDLNTNKTGLSDYNLKNCGININCSYPIVEYNTFNIGLNYVSNYLSKVAPQVAIWRYLKSTNIRPKISINNTFLDDTINFHTNDFLLVSGWTFDNSNHAYFPTYGVRANVSSTLTLPGSNNQYYKILINCNSYMPLDQYYNWIIMNSIYAGYSGSIHKKENPFYDNFYAGGIGTIRGFRLNSIGPKAAYYHCSDSSQNYTTCAIKNSQDAVGGNAITLFKTELIIPIAYFNTQHSDIARISLFLDTGTVWDTFWKNTEATQKAGIVDYSIPSNIRISSGIALKWISPVGPVIFSYSKLIKKYPGDIEEPFQFSIGKTW; encoded by the coding sequence ATGAAAAGAATATTTATAGCATTCTTATTGATAATTAGCAATGTAGCACAGAGCGCTGATACAATCATAAATAAAATTCTTTTTAACGGATTAAAAAGAATTTCTTTAGATACAGTACTATTTAATTTACCTTTAAAAATTGGAGCTATTATTAATGATGAAGATATTGCTAATAGTATTAAAGTGTTGTTTTCTACAGGATATTTTGAAGCAATCACAATATCTAATAATGAAACAGGAATTATTATAATCCAAGTGAAAGAACGTCCAGTTATTGATAATGTGAATTTTCATGGGAATAAAATAATTACAGAAGATATAATAAAAAAAACATTAAATGTAAAAAAAATACAATCAGGTGAACCGTTTAATGAATGTTCTATTTTTGAGTTAAAACGAGAATTAGATAATTTGTATCATAATTTTGGTAAATTTACAGCTACAACTGAGATAGTAGTTATTCCTCTATCAAGAAATCGTGTTAATTTGAAAATAATATTTACTGAAGGTAAAACCGCCAAAGTACAACAAATCAATATTTTTGGTAATCATGCATTCCATACAAAAAAATTATTATCACAATTTAAATCATATAGAAAAATTAAATGGAGACCCATATTATCCAATCGACAATATCAACAACAAAGATTATTCCATGACTTAGATAAATTACGTAATTTTTACTTAAACCATGGTTACGCTAAATTTCATATTGATGAAACACAGATCGATTTAACATCAAATAAAAAATATATTTACCTTTCTTTATATATTAATGAAGGCATGCAATATACATTTGATTCTGTAAAATTACATGGAAATATATTAGATTATTTTCCTAATATTAAGGAATACATGAGAGTTTCTCTTGGAGAATTGTATAGTAACAATAAAATTCAAGAAATAGAACGTAACATACGATATGTATTGAGCAAACATGGCTACATGCAACCTATCATATTAATAGAACCAGACATCAATGATAACAATAAAACAATAACATTATATGTATATGTTGATATAGGACGTCATTTTTATGTGCGTGAAATACGCTTTGAAGGTAATAATATTACTAAAGATGAAGTAATTCGTAGAGAAATACATCAAACAGAACAAATGCAATTAGATTATACTCGTATTGTTCAAGATCAAGATCGACTTAAACGTCTTGGTTATTTTAAAACTGTAAACACTCACATTGAATATGTATCGAATACTATAAACCAAATCGACGTTATTTACAAAGTTGAAGAACGTAATACTGGTAATTTAAATTTAAGCGTCGGATTTGGAACAGAAAGTGGTATAAATTTACAATTCGGAATGTATCAAGAAAATGTATTAGGTTCAGGAAATTCTATAGCTGTTGCTAGTACTAAAAATTATTATCAAACTTATGCTGAAATATCATCTGTAAAACCTTACTGTGGCGTTAATAATATTAGCGTAGGAGGGAAAATATTTTATAATGATTTAAATACTAACAAAACGGGTTTGTCAGATTATAATTTGAAAAATTGTGGTATTAATATTAATTGCTCATACCCGATTGTTGAATACAATACGTTTAATATAGGATTAAATTATGTATCTAATTATTTAAGTAAAGTAGCTCCTCAAGTAGCAATATGGCGTTATTTAAAATCTACAAATATTCGCCCAAAAATATCGATTAACAATACATTTTTGGATGATACTATTAATTTTCATACAAATGATTTTTTATTAGTTTCAGGATGGACTTTTGATAACTCGAATCATGCTTATTTTCCTACATATGGTGTACGCGCTAATGTATCAAGTACATTAACACTACCTGGGTCTAATAATCAATATTATAAAATACTAATTAATTGCAATAGCTATATGCCTTTGGACCAATATTATAATTGGATAATAATGAATTCTATATATGCTGGTTATTCTGGAAGTATACATAAAAAAGAAAATCCTTTTTATGACAACTTCTACGCCGGAGGTATTGGAACAATACGTGGATTTAGATTAAATAGTATAGGACCAAAAGCTGCCTATTATCATTGCAGCGATTCAAGCCAAAACTATACTACATGTGCAATAAAGAACTCTCAAGATGCTGTCGGTGGAAATGCAATAACTCTTTTTAAAACTGAGTTAATTATTCCTATCGCATATTTTAATACACAACATTCTGATATTGCACGTATTTCTCTGTTCTTAGACACAGGTACTGTATGGGATACTTTTTGGAAAAATACTGAAGCAACACAAAAAGCTGGTATTGTAGATTATAGTATTCCAAGTAATATTCGTATATCCAGTGGTATAGCTTTGAAATGGATATCTCCAGTTGGACCAGTGATTTTTTCTTATTCAAAATTGATAAAAAAATATCCTGGAGATATAGAAGAACCATTTCAATTTAGTATCGGAAAAACATGGTAA
- the rseP gene encoding sigma E protease regulator RseP: MLLHLFWNLSAFIFALSILITVHEYGHFVAARFLKVKVERFSIGFGPVLWSWRDSNDTEYVISAVLFGGYVKLFNTQKKIASCDEECNQSFDCKRIWKKSVIVVSGPIFNFLFSILLYVLVFMIGVPIYKPIIHSVIPNSIIAQSHVPSGVEIKSINNILTRDWDAVRLEILNSIGKEKIIISATPINSTHIQTYTINLSRNWFNKSTNNKDPIITLGILPFDTHISPILSGIQPDSSAQRAGLKIGDKIISIDDQLIHNWESFITIIKNNPEKTFKIIVERKNKILNFSLTPDKKYLIPSDKAEGVIGVFPKITYIPTKHHTIHQYGLYLAILEACEKTWKLICLTTNTLFKLITGDVRITHLSGPIAIAQGAGASAQSGIIYYLMFLSLISINLGIINLLPFPTLDGGHLFFFIVEKIKGKSISKETQSFGYIIGSIILTFIMCLAIFNDISRLW, translated from the coding sequence ATGTTATTACATTTGTTTTGGAACTTATCCGCATTTATCTTTGCATTAAGTATACTCATCACGGTTCATGAATATGGACATTTTGTAGCAGCGCGTTTTTTAAAAGTAAAAGTAGAGCGATTTTCTATAGGATTTGGCCCTGTTTTATGGAGTTGGAGAGATTCAAATGATACCGAATACGTAATTTCCGCTGTTCTTTTTGGTGGATACGTTAAATTATTTAATACTCAAAAAAAAATAGCATCTTGCGATGAAGAATGTAATCAATCATTTGATTGTAAACGTATTTGGAAAAAAAGTGTTATTGTGGTTTCAGGACCCATTTTTAACTTTCTTTTTTCTATTTTGTTATACGTGTTAGTTTTTATGATAGGTGTGCCTATTTATAAACCAATAATCCATTCCGTTATACCTAACTCCATTATTGCTCAATCGCATGTACCATCTGGCGTAGAAATTAAATCAATTAACAATATTTTGACTCGTGATTGGGATGCAGTACGTTTGGAAATTCTTAATAGCATAGGTAAGGAAAAAATTATTATTTCTGCAACACCAATAAATAGTACGCATATTCAAACTTATACCATTAATTTATCTCGTAACTGGTTCAATAAATCTACTAATAATAAAGATCCTATAATAACATTGGGCATTCTTCCTTTTGACACACATATATCACCGATCTTGTCAGGAATACAACCTGATTCTTCCGCACAACGAGCTGGTTTAAAAATTGGAGATAAAATAATCTCAATTGACGATCAATTAATACATAATTGGGAGTCATTTATTACAATTATCAAAAATAATCCAGAAAAAACTTTTAAAATTATAGTAGAACGGAAAAATAAAATATTAAACTTTAGTTTAACACCAGATAAAAAATATTTGATTCCTTCCGATAAAGCAGAAGGAGTTATAGGTGTTTTTCCGAAAATTACTTATATCCCAACAAAACATCATACAATCCATCAATATGGATTGTATCTAGCTATATTAGAAGCTTGCGAAAAAACATGGAAATTAATATGCCTAACAACTAACACATTATTTAAATTGATTACTGGAGATGTTAGGATAACCCATCTCAGTGGCCCAATCGCAATAGCGCAAGGAGCAGGTGCATCAGCTCAATCTGGAATAATTTACTATCTTATGTTTTTATCTTTAATCAGTATCAATTTAGGTATTATTAATTTACTACCGTTTCCAACACTAGATGGAGGGCATTTATTTTTTTTTATAGTAGAAAAAATAAAAGGGAAATCAATATCGAAAGAAACACAAAGTTTTGGTTATATCATTGGATCTATTATACTTACGTTTATAATGTGCTTAGCAATTTTCAACGATATATCTAGATTATGGTAA
- a CDS encoding phosphatidate cytidylyltransferase produces MLKTRLISMLILIPITILMVFLLPIIPFSIVVSIICLISAWEWGKMHHFSDYVHRMWICAIFGLLCITMIIVTIKSYLYFNNWHIFWYILGSISIVWWVLAFSLILSYPDSAILWKKSNVLCFFFGILIILPFFLGILTLHQFHHINDSTIGAWCLLYIVILIWINDSSAYIIGKTLGRRKLLESVSPKKTWEGFIGGILISTGISWLFSIYMPIKVINPFLIFIYSIIAIIASIIGDLTESMFKREAGIKDSGSLIPGHGGMLDRIDSLFAAVPIFVYLILLSLY; encoded by the coding sequence GTGTTAAAAACCCGTTTAATTAGCATGTTGATCCTGATTCCCATCACTATTTTGATGGTATTTTTATTGCCTATTATACCATTCTCGATTGTTGTATCTATCATTTGTTTAATTAGTGCATGGGAATGGGGAAAAATGCATCATTTTTCTGATTATGTACACCGAATGTGGATATGCGCTATATTTGGATTATTGTGTATTACAATGATAATTGTAACGATAAAAAGCTATTTATATTTCAATAATTGGCATATTTTTTGGTATATTTTAGGGAGCATTAGTATAGTATGGTGGGTACTAGCGTTTTCATTAATATTATCTTATCCTGATTCTGCTATTTTATGGAAAAAATCTAATGTACTATGTTTTTTTTTCGGAATATTAATAATATTACCATTTTTTTTGGGGATATTAACGTTGCACCAATTTCATCATATCAACGATAGCACCATCGGAGCATGGTGTTTACTGTATATTGTAATATTAATTTGGATTAATGATTCAAGTGCATATATCATCGGTAAAACATTAGGGCGGCGTAAATTATTAGAAAGCGTATCTCCTAAAAAAACTTGGGAAGGATTTATTGGAGGTATACTAATTTCAACAGGAATTTCATGGTTATTCAGTATATATATGCCAATCAAGGTGATAAATCCATTTCTTATATTTATTTATTCTATCATCGCAATTATAGCCTCTATAATAGGAGATTTAACTGAAAGTATGTTTAAGAGAGAAGCTGGTATTAAAGATAGCGGGAGTTTAATTCCTGGACATGGAGGAATGTTAGATCGCATAGACAGCTTATTTGCTGCAGTGCCTATTTTCGTTTACCTAATATTATTAAGTCTATATTAA
- the uppS gene encoding polyprenyl diphosphate synthase: MISSQHNQELNTFSSNLLPRHVAIIMDGNGRWARTRGKLRIVGHQAGFNAVRGAVHFAVNHRFDALTLYAFSSENWKRPDKEIDSLMQLFSHALNNEIDVLHKHNIKLRIIGDINRFSGELQKNIHRSEKLTSNNSGLTLNIAANYGGRWDIIQGVKQLAMQVQQGILTPNQIDEDALCKCICMNELAPVDLVIRTGGEHRISNFLLWQIAYAELFFTDVLWPDFNDVIFKRALNTFMKRERRFGNSASI, from the coding sequence GTGATATCATCTCAACATAATCAAGAGCTTAACACTTTTTCATCTAATTTACTACCACGCCATGTTGCTATTATCATGGATGGTAATGGGCGTTGGGCAAGAACACGAGGAAAATTACGTATTGTTGGGCATCAAGCTGGATTTAATGCGGTCCGGGGTGCTGTTCATTTCGCTGTTAATCATAGATTCGATGCATTAACTTTATACGCGTTTAGCAGTGAAAACTGGAAACGTCCTGATAAAGAGATTGATTCTTTAATGCAATTGTTTTCTCATGCTTTAAATAATGAAATAGACGTTCTACATAAGCATAATATTAAACTAAGAATCATCGGAGATATTAATCGATTTTCTGGTGAATTACAAAAAAATATACACCGCTCTGAAAAATTAACTTCCAACAATAGTGGACTTACACTTAATATTGCTGCAAATTATGGAGGACGATGGGATATTATCCAAGGAGTAAAACAACTTGCCATGCAAGTACAGCAAGGAATATTAACCCCTAATCAAATTGACGAAGATGCTCTATGTAAATGTATCTGTATGAATGAATTAGCTCCAGTAGATTTGGTGATTCGAACAGGAGGTGAACATCGTATTAGTAATTTTTTGCTTTGGCAAATAGCATATGCTGAATTATTTTTTACAGATGTATTATGGCCTGATTTTAATGACGTCATATTTAAAAGAGCATTAAATACTTTTATGAAAAGAGAACGCCGATTTGGAAACAGTGCATCTATTTAA
- the ispC gene encoding 1-deoxy-D-xylulose-5-phosphate reductoisomerase codes for MQSLTILGSTGSIGKATLSVIQQHTDKFFVHALVAKNNVAVMTEQCITMCPKYACMISEDAARILKKNLIIAGKYNIEVLSGVTHACELASTNDVDMVMSAIVGIAGLKPTFSALRAGKKILLANKETLVTCGKLFMKEANRYRACILPIDSEHNAIFQNLPEICQENLGNTSLSECGISRIVLTASGGIFFKTPQEQLTKITPEQACVHPNWSMGRKISVDSATMMNKGLEYIEARHLFNAKPSEIEILLHPQSIVHAMVYYSDGNVLAHLAPPDMRIPITYAMAYPNRIGLKISSNIDIYYLNKLHFDQLDNRSYPCFQLAIDADNCSQSATIVLNAANEIAVEAFLHKMISFTDIPDVIRRVLDAINLNDPNDIEDILYIDQKAREKAISICVI; via the coding sequence ATGCAATCTTTAACAATTCTAGGTAGTACTGGATCTATTGGAAAAGCTACCCTATCTGTAATACAACAACATACCGATAAGTTCTTTGTGCATGCATTAGTCGCGAAGAATAACGTTGCTGTCATGACAGAACAGTGCATAACGATGTGCCCCAAATATGCATGTATGATATCTGAAGATGCAGCACGAATATTGAAAAAAAATTTAATCATCGCTGGAAAATATAATATTGAAGTATTATCTGGAGTAACACATGCTTGTGAATTAGCATCAACTAATGATGTGGATATGGTGATGTCTGCCATAGTTGGAATTGCTGGATTAAAGCCCACTTTTTCCGCGTTGCGTGCTGGTAAAAAAATATTGTTGGCAAATAAAGAAACTTTAGTTACTTGCGGAAAATTGTTTATGAAAGAAGCCAATCGATACCGTGCCTGTATACTGCCTATAGATAGTGAACATAACGCAATTTTTCAAAATCTACCAGAGATATGTCAGGAGAATTTAGGAAATACATCTTTATCTGAATGCGGTATATCTCGTATTGTGCTAACTGCATCTGGAGGAATTTTTTTCAAAACACCACAAGAACAATTAACCAAAATAACACCAGAGCAAGCTTGCGTGCATCCTAATTGGTCCATGGGGCGTAAGATATCAGTAGATTCTGCTACTATGATGAATAAGGGATTAGAATATATTGAAGCACGTCATTTATTTAATGCTAAACCGAGTGAAATAGAAATTTTATTACATCCTCAGTCTATTGTCCATGCTATGGTATACTATTCCGACGGAAATGTATTGGCGCATCTAGCACCTCCAGATATGAGAATTCCTATTACATACGCAATGGCTTATCCCAATAGAATAGGACTAAAAATCTCATCCAATATAGACATATATTATCTTAATAAATTACATTTTGATCAATTAGATAATCGCAGTTATCCTTGTTTCCAATTAGCAATAGATGCTGATAATTGTAGTCAATCGGCTACTATTGTCCTAAACGCAGCAAATGAAATCGCCGTAGAAGCATTTTTACATAAAATGATTTCTTTCACTGACATTCCTGATGTCATTCGTCGTGTACTTGATGCAATAAATTTAAATGATCCTAATGATATAGAAGATATTTTATATATTGATCAAAAAGCTCGTGAGAAAGCAATATCTATATGCGTCATATAA
- the frr gene encoding ribosome recycling factor, whose amino-acid sequence MINKINNIQTDSEIHMKKCIKNFKITINNIHIGRISPNILNNIRVDYYGISTPLSQVANAIVEDSRTLAITVFDHQLIKSTEKAIFMSDLELIPISHGNIIRVTLPALTEERRHTLIKMVRTEAEKSKIAVRNVRRIANDKTRILLKNKEINEDEEHFFQNEIQKLTNIWIKEIDIILTEKESELMKF is encoded by the coding sequence GTGATTAATAAAATTAATAATATTCAGACAGATTCAGAAATACATATGAAAAAATGTATTAAAAACTTTAAAATAACTATCAACAATATTCATATAGGACGTATTTCTCCAAATATATTAAATAACATCCGAGTAGACTACTATGGAATATCCACTCCGTTATCTCAAGTAGCAAATGCCATAGTAGAAGATTCACGCACTTTAGCTATCACAGTATTTGACCATCAGTTGATCAAATCAACTGAAAAAGCTATTTTTATGTCTGATTTGGAATTAATTCCTATTTCTCATGGAAATATTATTCGAGTAACATTACCTGCATTAACTGAAGAACGTCGTCATACTTTAATAAAAATGGTACGGACTGAAGCAGAAAAAAGTAAAATAGCTGTAAGAAACGTGCGTCGTATTGCTAATGATAAAACCAGAATTTTACTTAAAAACAAAGAAATTAATGAAGACGAAGAGCATTTTTTTCAAAATGAAATTCAAAAGTTAACTAATATTTGGATTAAAGAAATTGATATTATTCTCACAGAAAAAGAATCAGAACTAATGAAATTTTAA
- the pyrH gene encoding UMP kinase, whose protein sequence is MVTHTKPIYRRIVLKMSGEALQGTEGFGIDTTVLNRMVTEVKELVKIGIQIGIVMGGGNLFRGAELVKSGMNRIVGDHIGMLATIMNGLAMRSALNHAYVHSHLMSAIPLNGVCDHYNWMKAINLLSNNWVVIFAAGTGNPLFTTDSAACLRGIEIKADVVLKATKVDGVFSTDPIQHPDAILYEQLSYQDVLKRELKVMDLTAFTLAREHNLPIRIFNINKLGALKRIIMGYKEGTLITK, encoded by the coding sequence ATGGTAACTCACACGAAACCAATTTACCGGCGTATCGTACTTAAAATGAGCGGGGAAGCTCTACAAGGCACCGAAGGTTTTGGAATCGATACTACTGTATTAAACCGAATGGTTACAGAAGTTAAAGAATTAGTTAAAATAGGTATTCAAATAGGTATAGTTATGGGAGGTGGCAATTTGTTCCGTGGCGCTGAATTAGTTAAATCCGGTATGAATCGTATAGTAGGGGACCATATAGGGATGTTAGCTACTATAATGAATGGGTTAGCCATGAGAAGCGCATTAAATCATGCTTATGTTCATTCCCATTTAATGTCAGCTATTCCATTAAATGGGGTATGCGATCATTATAATTGGATGAAAGCTATTAACTTACTGTCTAATAATTGGGTGGTAATTTTTGCAGCTGGAACCGGGAATCCTTTATTTACTACTGATTCTGCTGCCTGTTTGCGTGGTATTGAAATTAAAGCAGATGTAGTACTTAAAGCAACTAAAGTAGATGGTGTATTTTCTACTGATCCAATTCAACATCCTGATGCTATACTATATGAACAATTGAGTTATCAGGACGTACTAAAGCGTGAATTAAAAGTTATGGATTTGACAGCATTTACATTAGCACGAGAACACAATTTACCAATACGCATATTTAATATAAACAAACTTGGGGCATTAAAAAGAATTATAATGGGATATAAAGAAGGGACTTTAATAACTAAATAA
- the tsf gene encoding translation elongation factor Ts, whose amino-acid sequence MKEKMININSGLIKELRKRTSIGVVECKQALIKANGDLELAIDNMRKSGLKTACKKSGHTTSSGLIAVEITSSKQYGIMIEINCETDFVAKDSTFQEFAKTVIITALNEKIHDINILQTRFEEQRTNLIAKVGENINISRFVVLTGDFLGCYVHGFKIGVIVAASGNVTSDLMKHISMHIAARSPKYINVDDVPTNVMIRENHIQMDIAMRSGKSYKISEKITEGRMNKFLNDIVLTKQNFIMDTNKTVEELLIEYHVKINNFARFELGEDM is encoded by the coding sequence ATGAAAGAAAAAATGATTAATATTAATAGCGGTTTAATTAAAGAATTACGTAAACGTACTAGCATTGGTGTTGTAGAATGTAAACAAGCTTTAATTAAAGCCAATGGAGATCTTGAATTAGCTATAGATAACATGAGAAAATCCGGTTTAAAAACTGCTTGCAAAAAATCTGGACACACCACATCATCAGGTCTTATTGCAGTAGAAATAACATCCAGTAAGCAATATGGTATTATGATAGAAATAAATTGTGAAACTGATTTCGTAGCTAAAGATAGTACTTTTCAAGAGTTCGCTAAAACTGTTATTATTACAGCGTTAAATGAAAAAATTCATGATATTAATATACTACAAACTAGATTTGAAGAACAACGGACTAATTTAATTGCAAAAGTTGGAGAAAATATAAACATTAGTAGGTTTGTTGTGTTGACAGGTGATTTTTTGGGGTGTTATGTACATGGATTCAAAATAGGGGTAATAGTTGCTGCTAGCGGAAATGTAACTTCAGATTTAATGAAACATATTTCCATGCACATCGCAGCTAGAAGCCCTAAATATATTAACGTAGATGATGTTCCTACAAATGTAATGATTCGTGAAAATCATATTCAAATGGATATTGCTATGAGATCTGGAAAATCATACAAAATTTCAGAAAAAATAACCGAAGGACGTATGAATAAATTTCTCAATGACATTGTATTAACAAAACAAAACTTCATAATGGATACTAACAAAACAGTGGAAGAACTATTGATTGAGTATCATGTAAAAATTAATAATTTTGCTCGTTTTGAATTAGGTGAAGATATGTAA
- the rpsB gene encoding 30S ribosomal protein S2 has product MENISIRDMLQAGVHFGHQTRYWNPKMKPFIFGVRNKIHIIDLETTSVMFRQALIELNKIAALKGKILFVGTKRAASESVKKTALACNQFFVNHRWLGGMLTNWKTVRQSIKRLKDLEIQSQDGTFKKLTKKEALILNRELINLENSLGGIKNMGGLPDAIFAVGATHEHIAIKEANSLGIPVFAIVDTNSNPDGIDFVIPGNDDAVRAINLYLNIISNMIHINAFNT; this is encoded by the coding sequence ATGGAAAACATTTCTATACGCGACATGCTTCAAGCCGGTGTTCATTTTGGCCATCAAACCCGTTATTGGAATCCTAAAATGAAACCTTTTATTTTCGGGGTTCGCAATAAAATACATATTATTGACTTGGAAACAACTAGTGTAATGTTTAGACAAGCTTTAATTGAACTGAATAAAATCGCTGCACTCAAGGGTAAAATTTTATTTGTAGGTACCAAACGCGCAGCTAGTGAATCAGTAAAAAAAACAGCACTGGCTTGTAATCAATTTTTTGTTAATCATCGTTGGTTAGGTGGAATGCTAACCAATTGGAAAACAGTACGCCAATCTATAAAACGTTTAAAAGATTTAGAAATTCAATCTCAGGACGGTACTTTTAAGAAATTAACTAAAAAAGAAGCATTGATCTTGAACCGAGAACTTATTAATCTAGAAAATAGTTTAGGAGGTATTAAAAATATGGGGGGGCTTCCAGACGCAATTTTTGCTGTTGGTGCAACACATGAACATATTGCTATAAAAGAAGCAAATAGCTTAGGAATTCCAGTTTTTGCAATAGTTGATACCAACTCTAACCCAGATGGAATAGATTTCGTTATTCCAGGGAACGACGATGCTGTACGCGCGATTAACCTATATTTAAATATAATATCTAATATGATACATATAAATGCGTTCAATACTTAA
- the map gene encoding type I methionyl aminopeptidase, producing the protein MKIIIKTLTDIAKMRISGKLAAEVLEMIEAYVQPGISTGELDTICHNYITQIQHAVSAPLGYHGFPKSICTSINEVVCHGIPNDSHKLKEGDIVNIDITVIKDGLYADTSRMFIVGQPTKLGYQLCKITQESLYLAIRMIRPGIRLKKIGQSIQRFVENQNFSIVREYCGHGIGKFFHEAPHVLHYDADDEGVILKSGMTLTIEPMVNAGTRHIYTENDGWTVKTKDHNLSAQYEHTIVVTENGCDVLTLRSDESLSSII; encoded by the coding sequence ATGAAAATTATTATTAAAACACTTACAGATATAGCAAAAATGCGTATCTCTGGGAAATTAGCTGCAGAAGTGTTAGAAATGATTGAAGCTTACGTGCAACCTGGTATTAGTACTGGAGAATTAGATACTATTTGCCATAATTATATTACACAAATACAACATGCTGTTTCTGCTCCTCTTGGTTATCACGGATTTCCTAAGTCTATTTGCACCTCAATTAATGAGGTAGTGTGTCATGGTATTCCAAATGATTCGCATAAATTAAAAGAAGGTGATATTGTAAATATTGATATTACAGTAATTAAAGACGGGTTATATGCTGACACTTCTAGAATGTTTATTGTTGGTCAACCGACAAAGTTGGGGTATCAATTGTGTAAGATCACTCAAGAAAGTCTTTATTTAGCAATTCGTATGATTAGACCAGGCATACGTTTAAAAAAAATAGGTCAATCTATCCAAAGATTTGTTGAAAATCAGAATTTTTCAATAGTAAGAGAATATTGTGGGCATGGAATTGGAAAATTTTTTCATGAAGCTCCCCATGTATTGCATTACGATGCTGATGATGAAGGTGTGATATTAAAATCAGGAATGACATTAACAATAGAACCTATGGTAAATGCAGGTACTCGCCATATTTATACTGAAAATGACGGATGGACAGTAAAAACAAAAGATCATAATTTGTCAGCACAGTATGAACACACTATTGTTGTTACGGAAAATGGGTGTGATGTATTAACGTTACGTTCCGATGAGTCTTTATCATCAATTATTTAA